From a region of the Candidatus Brocadia sp. genome:
- the ltrA gene encoding group II intron reverse transcriptase/maturase, with protein sequence MLKYHSLRDKVFSLRNLYAAFGHVKKNKGKAGLDRVSIKQFESDLENNLQAIHRELKTAIYNPAPVLRGYIPKGRHDKRPLGIPIVKDRVVQQAFRQIIEPIFEKEFSDNSFGFRPNRCCHDAIKRIEQYKQQGYRNILDADIKAFYDTIPHKLIMNSLREKIADGWVLNSIENMLKAGVMEDGIVHETNQGTPQGGVISPLLANLIGDIIDKELEKAGYKFVRYADDFVVMTKTKEELPTALQYVKEIIEGKLEMKLSEDKTRLTNFKRGFRFLGYNFMGKNKGVSMKSLDKLKDAVRDITKRTQGVNLQAVIDTLNPVIRGHVNYFRLGNVQTVYRSLDCWVRMRLRSFKFSRKWKTDNKRFPVHRFFKMGLLSFEREFLKARAKA encoded by the coding sequence ATGCTTAAGTATCATTCTTTAAGAGACAAGGTATTCAGTCTGAGAAACCTTTATGCGGCTTTTGGGCACGTAAAGAAGAATAAAGGCAAGGCTGGTCTCGACAGGGTAAGTATTAAGCAGTTTGAAAGTGACCTTGAGAATAATCTACAAGCTATTCACAGGGAACTGAAAACCGCCATATACAACCCTGCGCCCGTCTTAAGGGGCTACATTCCCAAAGGCAGGCATGACAAGAGACCTCTTGGCATTCCCATTGTCAAGGACAGGGTAGTACAGCAGGCGTTCAGACAAATCATAGAGCCAATATTCGAGAAAGAATTCTCAGATAACAGCTTTGGATTTCGTCCAAACAGATGCTGTCATGATGCTATCAAACGGATTGAACAGTATAAGCAGCAAGGGTATCGGAACATTTTGGACGCCGATATAAAGGCGTTCTATGACACCATACCTCACAAGCTTATCATGAACTCCTTGCGTGAGAAAATCGCTGACGGATGGGTTTTGAACAGTATCGAGAACATGCTCAAGGCAGGGGTCATGGAGGACGGCATCGTGCATGAGACAAATCAAGGCACTCCGCAAGGAGGCGTCATATCTCCCTTGCTTGCAAACCTTATCGGTGACATCATCGACAAGGAGCTTGAAAAGGCAGGATATAAATTTGTCCGCTATGCCGATGACTTCGTTGTCATGACTAAAACAAAAGAAGAACTCCCTACCGCCCTTCAGTACGTCAAAGAAATCATCGAAGGGAAACTTGAAATGAAGCTGAGCGAGGATAAAACCAGGCTCACCAACTTCAAACGAGGCTTCCGGTTTCTCGGATATAATTTCATGGGCAAGAACAAGGGTGTAAGCATGAAATCCCTGGACAAACTCAAGGACGCCGTTAGAGACATCACCAAACGCACACAAGGCGTCAACCTGCAAGCCGTCATTGATACATTAAATCCTGTCATAAGGGGACATGTCAACTATTTTCGGCTGGGCAATGTACAAACGGTATATCGCTCGTTAGACTGCTGGGTACGCATGAGACTGAGAAGTTTCAAGTTTTCGAGAAAATGGAAAACTGACAACAAACGTTTCCCGGTACACCGATTCTTTAAGATGGGGTTACTCTCATTTGAAAGAGAATTTCTTAAGGCACGTGCGAAGGCATGA